A region of Trypanosoma brucei brucei TREU927 chromosome 1, complete sequence DNA encodes the following proteins:
- a CDS encoding hypothetical protein, unlikely (unlikely gene predicted by glimmer): protein MDFFCIFYDGNCRNIEGITEVRSGMLKKNKKKEKEHNTVNSYIATKRISFFLSEHRTMPNDIVEYYTNISGSVTLI, encoded by the coding sequence atggatttcttttgtatctttTATGATGGGAACTGCAGGAATATTGAGGGGATTACGGAAGTGCGGAGCGgtatgttaaaaaaaaataaaaaaaaagaaaaagagcacaaCACTGTCAATAGCTACATCGCAACAAAAcgaataagtttttttttgagtgagcATCGGACAATGCCAAATGACATTGTAGAatattatacaaacataTCTGGTTCCGTTACATTAATTTGA